From a region of the Bradyrhizobium sp. KBS0727 genome:
- a CDS encoding tripartite tricarboxylate transporter substrate binding protein, translating to MNRRELLKAAAALPLAQATLSSAAFAQSPYPSRNITMIVPFPPGGQADLAARPIAQALERILGKPVIVDNRAGGGGGSVGNAQAARAEPDGYTLLMTLSSLAVLPEADRLFDRPVSYEVAQFAPVARVLADPTLLAVPASAPWKTLQDFVDDAKKRPGQIPYGSSGPYGTLHVAMEMFAASAGIKLLHVPFRGAGPALTALLSGTVQALASAPGTLKQQVDDGKMRVLANWGAERVASFPDLPTFKELGYRDVEFYIWAGLFAQSNLPAPIMTRLREAMAQAVKAPEVVKTFETAGSPVAYQDAPEFSKFMAEDSARLVAAVKKIGKVE from the coding sequence ATGAACCGCCGCGAACTTCTCAAGGCCGCTGCCGCGCTGCCGCTTGCACAAGCCACGCTCTCGAGCGCGGCCTTCGCGCAAAGCCCATATCCTTCGCGCAACATCACCATGATCGTGCCGTTTCCGCCCGGCGGTCAGGCCGATCTCGCGGCGCGTCCCATCGCACAGGCGCTGGAGCGGATCCTCGGCAAGCCCGTCATCGTCGACAACCGCGCCGGCGGCGGCGGTGGGTCGGTCGGCAATGCGCAGGCCGCGCGCGCCGAGCCCGACGGCTACACGCTATTGATGACGCTGTCGTCGCTGGCGGTGCTGCCCGAAGCCGACCGGCTGTTCGACCGGCCGGTGTCGTATGAAGTCGCGCAATTTGCGCCGGTCGCGCGCGTGCTGGCCGATCCGACATTGCTGGCGGTGCCGGCCTCGGCGCCGTGGAAGACGCTGCAGGATTTTGTTGACGACGCCAAAAAGCGCCCGGGACAAATTCCCTACGGCTCGTCCGGCCCCTACGGCACGCTGCATGTGGCGATGGAGATGTTTGCCGCCAGCGCCGGCATCAAATTGCTGCACGTGCCGTTCCGCGGCGCCGGTCCGGCGCTGACCGCGCTGTTGAGCGGCACGGTGCAGGCGCTGGCATCGGCGCCGGGCACGCTGAAGCAGCAGGTCGACGACGGCAAGATGCGGGTGCTGGCAAACTGGGGCGCCGAACGCGTCGCGAGTTTCCCCGATCTGCCGACCTTCAAGGAGCTCGGCTACAGGGACGTCGAGTTCTACATCTGGGCGGGATTGTTCGCGCAAAGCAATTTGCCGGCGCCGATCATGACGCGGCTGCGCGAGGCGATGGCGCAGGCAGTGAAGGCGCCTGAAGTTGTAAAAACCTTCGAGACCGCAGGCAGCCCGGTCGCGTACCAGGACGCGCCGGAGTTTTCAAAGTTCATGGCCGAGGACAGCGCACGACTGGTTGCGGCAGTGAAGAAGATCGGCAAGGTGGAGTAG